Proteins encoded by one window of Chaetodon trifascialis isolate fChaTrf1 chromosome 15, fChaTrf1.hap1, whole genome shotgun sequence:
- the rtbdn gene encoding retbindin: protein MGVTSRPLLLVCAYLAVALIGGARSEGVCLQDGKHKAAPGPEPHLRECALYADNSCCTEEDIQDISHVPSAINKNEPWDKCGPLSSECESFLKRVSCFYRCSPDAARWPHPHRRSYIQAVPLCHSFCRDWFDACRMDMTCARNWARDPRGQNCTGTCVQYQQMYQQGRDLCESLWGDAFMTVEDEPEEVGEAGEVGAEGDGGRPCGCLTLSPSDKDVIAALRAQQDDPEELDTTKAGLPQYRAPCQTKLPLQARSGRKGNSVLRKRSVIVDDVEGSGSGL from the exons ATGGGTGTCACCTCCCGCCCTCTGCTATTGGTCTGCGCATATTTGGCGGTCGCGCTGATTGGTGGAGCCCGCTCAGAGGGGGTGTGTCTTCAAGATGGCAAGCACAAGGCCGCGCCCGGCCCAGAGCCACACCTGAGGGAGTGCGCTCTGTATGCAGACA ATagctgctgcacagaggaagacatcCAGGACATCTCTCATGTTCCCTCTGCTATCAATAAGAATGAACCATGGGACAAGTGTGGGCCTCTGAGCTCTGA GTGTGAAAGCTTCCTGAAGCGTGTGTCGTGTTTTTACCGCTGCTCCCCTGATGCTGCGCGCTGGCCTCATCCCCATCGCCGCTCATACATCCAGGCTGTGCCGCTCTGCCACAGCTTCTGCCGTGATTG GTTTGATGCCTGCAGGATGGACATGACGTGTGCTCGTAACTGGGCCAGAGACCCCAGGGGGCAGAACTGCACTGGAACCTGCGTTCAGTATCAGCAG ATGTACCAGCAGGGCAGGGATCTCTGCGAGAGCCTGTGGGGGGACGCCTTCATGACAGTGGAGGATGAAccagaggaggtgggagaggcAGGAGAGGTCGGGGCGGAGGGTGACGGCGGTCGCCCCTGCGGCTGCCTGACCCTCAGTCCCTCGGACAAGGACGTGATCGCCGCCCTCAGGGCCCAGCAGGATGACCCGGAGGAGCTGGACACCACTAAGGCTGGCTTGCCCCAGTACCGAGCCCCTTGCCAGACCAAGCTGCCCCTGCAGGCCAGGAGTGGCAGGAAGGGCAACTCCGTGCTGCGTAAACGCTCCGTCATAGTGGACGACGTGGAGGGGAGTGGGAGCGGCTTGTAG
- the junbb gene encoding junB proto-oncogene, AP-1 transcription factor subunit b produces the protein MSTKMEQPFYHDDSFLSAYGHSDAAMHDYKLLKQNMNLNLTEPYRNLKSQLRAETDLYQGGQQDVGSLKLASPELERLIIQNSNGVITTPTPGQYFYNRGITDEQEGFAEGFVKALDELHKMNQMPPPNVSIGAGGVTTCSAAASSVFGSALQPEPPIYTTLNAYCPNTSLSSASSYPTATISYLPPHQQSHPQTSTHGTHPFQHTLPGSGLHPQRLVALKEEPQTVPDLLSSDGSPPMSPIDLETQERIKAERKRLRNRLAATKCRRRKLERIARLEEKVKCLKTDNQGLSNTASVLRDQVAQLKQKVLTHVSSGCQLMLTSKLEEF, from the coding sequence ATGTCTACAAAGATGGAACAGCCTTTTTATCATGACGACTCTTTTCTGTCGGCTTACGGCCACTCAGATGCAGCAATGCACGACTACAAACTGCTAAAGCAGAATATGAATTTGAACTTGACAGAGCCCTATCGCAACCTGAAATCCCAGCTGAGAGCCGAGACAGACCTTTACCAAGGGGGGCAGCAAGACGTGGGGTCCCTGAAGCTCGCGTCTCCAGAGCTTGAGAGGCTCATCATCCAAAACAGTAACGGTGTGATCACCACTCCCACCCCAGGCCAGTACTTCTACAACCGTGGCATCACCGATGAGCAGGAGGGCTTCGCTGAGGGGTTTGTGAAAGCCCTGGACGAGCTGCACAAGATGAACCAGATGCCCCCTCCGAACGTGTCCATCGGAGCCGGTGGAGTTACGACGTGTTCGGCGGCGGCCTCTAGCGTCTTCGGCTCCGCCTTGCAGCCCGAGCCTCCCATCTACACAACACTGAACGCTTACTGCCCGAACACAAGCCTCTCTTCCGCATCCAGCTACCCCACAGCCACTATCAGCTACCTGCCGCCGCACCAGCAGAGCCACCCGCAGACCTCGACGCACGGCACGCACCCGTTCCAGCACACTCTCCCCGGGTCCGGGCTCCATCCGCAGCGGCTCGTCGCTCTGAAAGAGGAGCCTCAGACCGTGCCTGACCTCCTCAGCAGCGACGGCTCGCCTCCAATGTCCCCGATCGACTTGGAGACCCAGGAGAGGATCAAAGCGGAGCGCAAGAGGCTGAGGAACCGACTGGCGGCCACCAAATGCCGGAGGCGCAAGCTGGAGCGCATCGCCCGGCTGGAAGAGAAGGTGAAATGTTTGAAGACCGACAACCAGGGGCTCTCCAACACGGCATCAGTGCTGCGGGATCAAGTCGCCCAGCTCAAACAGAAGGTCCTGACACACGTGAGCAGCGGCTGTCAGCTGATGCTCACCAGCAAGCTGGAGGAATTTTAA